From the genome of SAR202 cluster bacterium:
CCGTCGCCGTTAATGTCCTCCCACTTGTAGCCGGAGATCAGGCCGTCCGGGGGCAACTGCCTGTTGCCGAAGTCCATGTAGGTCTTGCCGATGGTCAGCGAGGCAACGTGGTGAGGGACGCCGTTCGCCGGGAACGTCTGCTCCCAGCCGTGCTGCTGCTGCTCACGCACGTAGTAGCCCGCGCCTGCGGCCAGGCCGTGAATTTCGTAGTAGCCGTTGCTGTCTGTGACGGCGTACGGTTCGGCGGCGTCGAGCGCGGCGTTGTTGTCCAGGTCGACGTAGATCGACCACCCTGCAAGGTAGCTCTCGCCGGTTCCAACGAACGTGTCGCCGTCCTGGTCGTGCCACTTGTAGCCGACGATGGAGCCGACGGGGGTCTCCGGCCGGTTGCCGAAGTGCCTGATAAGCTCCGATCCCGGCGGATAGGTGTTGAGCTGGTGATAGCCGGAAGGCGGCCATGTCTGGACATAGCCGGACTGCTGCACCTCGTAGATGCGCACGCCCGTGTTGGGAATGCCGGACAGGGTGAAGAAGCCGTTGTTGCCGGTCTCGGTTGTAGGCTCACCAATGTCGAACGCGCCGTTGCCGTTCACGTCGGCAAAGACCCAGAAGCCGAAGATGCCGGGCTCGCCAGAGTCCATGGCGCCGTTGCCGTCGTCGTCGCGGAACTTGAAGCCCGAGACGTTCACGGTGTTGGGTATGCTGGTGTCCGTTACCGGGCGGAACCCGATCGATATGACGCGGAACGGCCCGTAAGACGGCGGGTTGAAGACCGGGTCCGTCTGGAACACGTTGTTCATCGCCGCGGGCTTGTGCGTCATCGTCCCGCGAATACGGGTCTGGTTGGAGGCCGGTATCCAGTTGGCGCCGCCGTCGATCGACAGCTCGGTGAAGATGTCGAAGAAGCTGTCTACCGTCCCAACAGACGTGAACGGCGGCACGTCCAGCGTCCCGGGCACGTTATTGACCGTCTCCCTGAGCATGCCGAGCGACTGCAGGGTCGGGCTCTCCCTGACAATCACAGGTCCCATCGAGGAGTGCCCGACGAGGTTCATAGCAATCATCTCGGTCTGCACTTCCTCAAGCCCGTCGCCGTTGTGGTCCTGGGCGGAGCCTTCTGCTCCGGGGAAGAACACGAAGACCATGGAGGAGCCTGTCAGGTAGACGTTTTCGATACCGGCCGGCGTCTCAAGCGTTACCATCGCCGAGGTGTTCGGGTAGAGGTCCTGCTCTATGAACGGGCCGCCCGAAGTATTCTTGCGCCGAAGTCCCCTCCATGCCCGGAGAAAGGCCCGACATGGTCCAGGAAATGGCGCCCGTCGCCCTCGCTCGGGAAGGTGCGGCTCCAACCGATCGGCAGAACGTGGTTGATGTAGTAGAACGAGGCCGGGACAACGTCCAGGAACTCGTAGAAGCCGTCCCCGTCCGTCGTCCTGAACGGCTCGCCCGAATCGCAGCTTTCGTTGTTGTCGATGTCGAGACAGACGGTCTGGCCGGACAGTCCCGGCTCATCGCCGTCGCGGACGCCGTCGCCGTCAAGGTCGTTCCACACGTGGCCGGAAATGGAGGCGTAGGCGATGTCTGACTTGTTGCCGAAGATCACATCGATGATTTCGTCACCGGACCCAAGATTTTCGATCAGGTGCCGGCCGCCGTTGGTGAGAGGCAGGGTCTGCGTCCAACCCGACTGCTGGATCTCTCCCACCATGTAGCTCCGACCGGTCTGCAGGGCCGGGAACTCGAATAGACCGTCGGCGTTCGTCGTGGAGATTGGCTCTCCATCAGTGAATTCGCCGTCGTTATTCAGGTCGAGATATATATCCCAACCCTCTATCGGCGGCTCGTCGATGTCCCATCCGCCGTTGCCGTCAAGGTCGTTGAACTTGAAGCCCAGGATGGCGCCCGGCGCAAGGTTCTCGCGGTTGCCGAAGAACACCGGCCCTGCGTTCTCGCCGGCCACAACGTTTACGAACGCCCCACCGCCGTTTGGCGCGGTCTGCGTCCAGCCGGCCGGTGTTACCTCGTCCACGATGTGAGTTCCTGGGGCGACGTTGTGGATGACGAACGCGCCGAACTCATCGGTGACGGCCGAGAGCTCGCCGCTGTCGTGCAGGTCGTTCTCATTGTTGTCGAGGAAGATCGTGACGCCCTGGATGCCCGGCTCGCCCTCGTCGCGCTGGCCGTTGCCGTTCAGGTCGTTGAACTTGATGCCGGAGACCGTGCCAGTCGTGGGCGCGTTCGGGTCCCGCTGGTTGCCGAAGTCAATGCCGGTCCGGGTCTGGTCGGCGATCACGTTAACGGTGTAGCCGCCCGGAATGCTCTTCATCAACTGGCCGCGGATCTCGCCGCCGGGGTTGGCGCTAGTGTGAATGTTGACGTAGAGCAGCCCGTCCTTGAGGCGCTGCTGGTTCGTTGGGCTGAGCGAGACGGTCTGTGTCCCGCCGCTGGACATGCCGGAAAGGTCGACAAGCACGCCCGCGTTTTGCAGCGTCGTGCCGGGACCGTGTATGTGCATGGCCGTCTTCGGCCCCGTCAGGTCCTGCCACGTCACCTGGATGGTGAACTCGGACGCAAATTGCGGCTGGTGGTTCCACATACGGGCAAAACCAGTGCCCGGGGAGTTGATGGGCGGGTTCGCCACCTCCTTCGCCGCGTTGAGGACGGCCGCGTATTCAGGGCCAGGGCGAGTCTGTATCCACCATTGCTGCGGGACTTCGCGCACGGCATACGTGCCTACCGGGATGCCCGCGATGGTGTATGAGCCGTCGGCTGCGGTCCGCGCGAAGGGCTCGTTAATGTCCCATTCGTTGTCGCCGTCATAATCGATGTATATGGTGAAGCCCTCGATGCCTGCCTCACCGGCGTCGCGAACGCCGTTACCGTTCGCGTCGTTGAACTTCACGCCTGTGACCGCTCCGGATGGAGGCTCGTCGTCGTCCATGATCATGATGTCCGCGCTGTTGGTCGCGGAAACGTTCGGCGAGGAGCCGCCGGACTGGAAGTGGAGGAAGAACGTCTCGTCGGACTCGACGGTATTGTCTTCAATTGTGTTGATGTTAACGTTCTTGCTCTGCTCGCCCACGTCGAAGGTGGTGCTCGAGTTCGCGGCCTCGTAGTCCTCGCCCTCGGTTGCCGTGCCCGCCTGGGTGGCGTACG
Proteins encoded in this window:
- a CDS encoding CHRD domain-containing protein; the encoded protein is MNRRTSQRSRTAVISHGTRRTNAVRLAILMALAALALIVSNGLASRADAAAGDPHTVRWDVNFNPVREGEAVQLTVLLDRPAEAAVGVEVMTQDMASAGTDVDFVSGSTTLMFGVGESSKTWTVQTIEDSDVDPYEFFVATFQSFVGPVDFDASEDGVTTINIIDDGGEDYIVSFDAPTEVSEGNDDITVNLDRAVTAPDSPLIVNFILSPGTATAGSDYDDRSWETWFNPGESSATFTLATIGDALAEGNETFFFGLDISMVQDNVVAAVAPEVEITILDDDSAPSNPYIVHFLSPDPVEEGQNTNVSLTLDRPVAAGDQAIVVVYTFNYEEDVWPNSAKAHEDYIPFSGPIIFSPGENSKTVSIGTVDDIEDEADIESFFLFFDLSSSTNVTPEPIQSAFLQIADNDVGAPEPYTVAFSVNHTVAEGEISTVVLTLSRPADEPVTVAYATQAGTATEGEDYEAANSSTTFDVGEQSKNVNINTIEDNTVESDETFFLHFQSGGSSPNVSATNSADIMIMDDDEPPSGAVTGVKFNDANGNGVRDAGEAGIEGFTIYIDYDGDNEWDINEPFARTAADGSYTIAGIPVGTYAVREVPQQWWIQTRPGPEYAAVLNAAKEVANPPINSPGTGFARMWNHQPQFASEFTIQVTWQDLTGPKTAMHIHGPGTTLQNAGVLVDLSGMSSGGTQTVSLSPTNQQRLKDGLLYVNIHTSANPGGEIRGQLMKSIPGGYTVNVIADQTRTGIDFGNQRDPNAPTTGTVSGIKFNDLNGNGQRDEGEPGIQGVTIFLDNNENDLHDSGELSAVTDEFGAFVIHNVAPGTHIVDEVTPAGWTQTAPNGGGAFVNVVAGENAGPVFFGNRENLAPGAILGFKFNDLDGNGGWDIDEPPIEGWDIYLDLNNDGEFTDGEPISTTNADGLFEFPALQTGRSYMVGEIQQSGWTQTLPLTNGGRHLIENLGSGDEIIDVIFGNKSDIAYASISGHVWNDLDGDGVRDGDEPGLSGQTVCLDIDNNESCDSGEPFRTTDGDGFYEFLDVVPASFYYINHVLPIGWSRTFPSEGDGRHFLDHVGPFSGHGGDFGARILRAARS